In Cervus elaphus chromosome 3, mCerEla1.1, whole genome shotgun sequence, the genomic stretch CAATGAGTTCAcatttttcattgtatataattgatttcaaaattattatgtATTGGCCATTATGGAATTTGGTACCCCCACCCTATTCATACATTGTCAAATTTGAGCAGAAATTTTTATCTTCCCTAATAAAGATTGAACAGAAAGTGCTTTTCATCTATCTGTcctttatataacaataatgacaGATTCCCTAATAATTCAGTTTACTATAAGAACATCTTTTTATGGCTACTTTCTGCCTTTAAGTCTTCTCAAAGTTTAGGTATAATTTCAACTTTGTACGTAATCTGGAATATTTTGGGCTTAACTTAGGTTCTCACTTAGTgaccattttttcttttacaaagatGCCTTTTTCcaagaacattttttaatatgtcagtcattagcaaatatttttcttacatctgatattttttcttcttgtacACAtttttcccaagtattttattatttcattactCTTCAGAGCCCCCAGTATTTTATTGAAGCCCTATTAGAGCTCTTAATCACctcatattatataatatttaacttgTAAAATATTACTGCCATCAACTATACTGTGTACTCTATCAGaatttaatgaaagtgaaaagcaaaagtgttagtcactcagtcatgtcctactctttgtgaccccatggactgtagcctgccaggctcctctgtccatggaattctccaggcaagaatactggagtgggtagccatagagtacatagccattcccttctccagataattttcctgacccaggaatcaaacctgggtctcctgcattgtgggcagattctttaccatttgagccaccaaggaagcccaaagtcGTATCACTGCTTAAGTGACCTTGTGGGACAGTAAGTTCCTTTAGGTACCATTTCTGATTTTCCTAAccttgaaagaaattgaaaaccaCTGCCCACCATAGCAATATTCCCCAGGATGGACCTTCTTAAGTGCCTTGAAGCTCCATtttagtgttgttgttgtttttatttcaccACCTCCTCCCGATTCcactcccaattaaaaaaaattagtattttctCTGGGTAAGGTCTGGTTACTCCTATGGCCAGAGGCACTGcctccctggtgattcagaaTGTCATTTTCTGAACCTACATCATTAATAAGCTATTTAGTTACTTATTGCAGTCTCTTCCCCATCCCAACTCAGTTGTCTGTGTTCTTATGTCAGTGTATTCTCTTTTATTTGTGACGGAAATATTGGAGTATAGGTCtggagaaaatcaacaaggagGCTTCTCAGGCAGTATTACTATTTTAGGCCTTAGGCTACAGAGTGACTcgggaaaacaaataaaagcttAACATGTGGTCCACCACAAACATGAGAGCTAGGATATCTCCCACACAAGGGTTGGGAGCCAAAGCCCCAGCTGGTAATAAACTACTTGCCTTGAATTCTTTGAGATATCTTGGGGATATCTATAATATATCTCAAAAGTTCATTGGTACTGGAACTGGGTGCTTAACCATCGCTCAATCACTCTCCATAGGAGatacttcttaaaattttatattggagtatggccaattaacaatgttatgatagttttaggtgagcagtgaagggactcagcaacACAtgtacgtgtatccattctctcccaaattcccttcccatccaggctgtcatgtaacattgagcagagtcccatgtgctatacagtatacccttgttggttatccattttaaatagagcagggtgtacatgtcagtcccaaactacCTAATTGTCCTCCCCCCTCATCctttcccccagcaaccataagttcatcaTAGGAGACACTTTTGAGGAAACAAACAATTCTGTGAGATAAAAGAGTACTTTCATGTTCAGTTTAAAGAAGAGAAGCCTATGGGAATTTAATGACTTCAAATCTCTAACACAAGTTTTTTCAACTGTTGTGAGTTTCAGCTACCTTTTAGAAGTTGACTGAACTGTGAACTCACCAAGAAAAAAGGCTCTTACACATGCAACTTTTCCTACAACATTTCAGACATGCACAGACACTATAAAACATATCTATCTAGCAGTCCATGAACCCTAGGGTAAATGTATCTACCATAAAGAttcttcacctgtaaaaatgATGCATTTTTGCTTTGAGGTCACGAAATGATGTATTTAATCCAAAAAGTATTAAATTATAGTATACAAAAGAGGAACCATATTTCAAGCTGTGTAGGATTAAAATTGCTAGAGGCACATTTTCTTTAAAGGAGCCTCATAGAGTCTGAAGTTCATTCTAAGAGAAGAGTTTACATGCTTTTAAATAAGGCTGGTGAGTCCCTCTTTACAACTTAAGTGAGCCAAACTCATCCCTAAAACAAACATACTCCACAGAATAAATAAGCAATACAATGCTAtattatattttctcttcctaGGTCATAGTATGCTAGGAAGGCAACAGTTACATTGTGGCTAAAAATGTTGAATTATTCAAAAGTGTCCTAGTCCTCTTCAGGAGATATGACAGGAATCAGAGTCTTATTTTACAATGAGACATTTTCCCATCAGTCTAGTCTATAGGAGCACACTTTCTTCACTGTGCTCCTGTGGTCAAGGAATATAGACTTAACTCACCAGCACTGGTTTTTTTTGGAATTCAGTATATGTGTATCAGCAGAATTCTTCTCTCTCAGGATCTTTTGTTTGGGCCAAAGCTTTATCACActtctttgtaattttatttccGTATATGTGATAATATTACAGTAATAATCTATTGGGACTTGAGGAGGTCCAGGAAATAACACTACTCTTTCCCATCATTTCTGAATCAACTGAGAAATGAGTCTGCAAATGGAGGGTAAAATCCCAATTTTCTTTATAACAAAGTAGAAATTTTAGCAATTGGACTTCCTAATGCAGAAGCACAGAGTTAGACATTTTTCCCTATAAATGGCAGCACAGTACACCATCAGAGCCTCCCCCAAACAAGCGTAAGCCTTCCCTGAGAAAAGCCACTCATTCCCAAGGGGAGGCTAGAGGAAAGACAGACAcatgtgctcagctttccttctaAAATCACGAATCAAGTAAGCTACTCAACCTCCCAGGAGATGGTGTGAATGAAGGTGAAGGGAAGGGTCAGGAGTGCGGTGCTACTTCAGTTCCGTTCCCATGGAAGGAAACATCAGGAACACGGGGGCAGTTATTCCCCACCCTACACACCCCTAACAGTATCTGACACTGTGTTCTCTTGCCTCATTTAGTCTTTAACCAGAGGCGTGGTATATCAAGACAGTCCCACTTCTGCTTTGATGTGGCTGCTCCTCCAATGCAAATCATTGCTCTGTTGAAACGCTCTTGGAGCTTTGCTTGCAGGACAGTTCTAAAATGGATCAAAACTGTGAGTTAACAAAATCAAATCTGAGGTCAAAGTAGACCACAACTGAAAATTCATTTTCTACTCTTTTCTCCTTAACAAGCTGTGTTTTAGCTACAGTGTCCAAAATAACAGAGGTTCTTCAATGAGATTAAATTGtattcttaaaatataataataaatcagAGAGTCAAATGTTATGATATTTGTGAACaactttataaaatattgttaatttaaatgaaattacaGACTCTCAGTTCTTTAAATAAGAAACCCAAGGAGTCATGGGTTATTTATCTCTAAGCACTTGGCAGAAGAAAATCCCATGACTAACAAATGTCATGAGTATGTAGACCTTTCAGAAAACAGAGGTATCAACTTAAATAACACCATGGCCATAATTAAGACCACCAATAAGAATTACATTTTAGGGCTTTGAAATTAGCTTTATAGCACATGGCAACAATTTCTAATGCCCAGTCTTAGAAGAATCTTTGTCAGAAATAATATTTGCAAGGACATGTTTTATATTACAGAATAATGTTAGCTTATCTGAAGCTCTAGGagaataaatgttttcttatatTCTTGCTGATATTTTTTCAGCTAACAGATAAGACAGCATTGTGATTTTCAAATCATGGTGCTACAATTCAATTAGTTAGCACTGAAACAAAGTTTAAAATCCTGaagaagttaaaaatatactCTATAACAAAGGTGGGGGCAAAATAAGGTTATTAACAAATGGAATATGTGACATGTAAGATTGAATACCTATTCTATAAAGTGCAGTACACACaacttattatttaatatttaagtaaACATTCATCACCATGGTATAGATGACAGAGAACTAACAAGGTCATCACACAAAACTTCTCTTCCAGAGTGGCTCACCAGGTCAGACCATCCTCCCTGGACAAGTTCTTCAAACACCATGAGTTTCTCTGTTATTTGCCACAGTGATTCAGAGACAAACATCATTATCAGTCAAGCAACAGAATGAGGTAGGATGTGATTTTCAAGATATTGTCCCATTTACTTACACAGATATTTAACTGGTTAACCCCTGATGGTAGTTAACAAGGCACTAGGTATCACAGAATATTCTCTCTAACAAACAAGCCACAAATAAACATCTGTGCTCCTGTAGATCAGAGTAATTCCATAAattgaacttcagtttcttcttagTCAAGTTCACCTGTCTGAAATGTAGCTCACTTACTTCTCCTGCCCAGACTCTGATCTCAGCTTCAACAAGTCCACAGGGGCCCAGGATTCAAAGCCACTCTTGGATTAAATAGTTCACTCTGCCCCTCCTTGACATTTCTAGGCCCTCAATATGAAAATTTCTAGGTTCAAGTTCTAGGGTATCATTCCAAAACAGATATGATGGGAATGGCCTACTACCCAAACACTGCCTATACCTGTCAGGAAACAGCTACAGGGAATGCAAAGCTAAAAAAATTGGCAGTAATGTCATATATATCTTCTAAAATTAAGATAGGCAACATACGAGATTTAAAGACATGGAGAGCAGAGGGGAATTCAACCAGAGGCAGCTCAATGACAGATACCCACCACCagagatgagaaaggaagaaggaaaagaaaagagagagaagtagaAGTAAGTGGAAAAACTGAGTGAAAGACACACAGGGGGGGGGGAAATTGAGAGTGTGTAGAAAAGGAAgtagaagaagagaaaatgaagaactaaatgTTAAGAAGGAATACAGTGTCTATAATCATCTGAAAGTAGAAGGGATCTATCTGATAGACCCTAACTCCAAAACACGATTAAAAAGTAGGAAAGATTTAATGTGAACATAATGACTTCCTAAACATTACAGTGAGAATATAGCATGCAAATTCTGAATGCTTGTTCTCTGATGATAGAAAAAGGACAAGATTTACTGCTATTAGTAAAGGGATAGATTGAAGTTGTCTGAAGGTCTATTCAGAAATATTGAATTTGTGCCCTACTCAGAACTCCCCTGTTCTCACAGGATGGTTGGATCCTTTCCACCCAATTATGTATAGTGCTAAATTCCTACTGAAGAAGGAAAACTGATAGTAGCATGCAAGAGCTAACAACCAGGCCCATCTCCAGCATGCACGACATGGGTCGTTaatgcagcagcagcaaacaccaGGAGCCTGAGACTGGAAAGAAGTAGGATGACTGGGACAAGCTGAGCATGATGTTTCAAGTTATGCTAATCATTTTCACCTAAGAGATAATCCTAAGGGTTagcatgcttttattttctctaaaggggcttccctggtggctcagatggtaaggaatctgcctgcaatgcaggagacccaagaccctggtgatgggaaagattgaggacaggaggtgaaaggggcaacagagaatgagatggttggatggcatcaccaactcggtggacatgagtttgagcaaactctgggagatagtgaaggacagggaagcctggtgtgttgcagttcacagggttgcaaagagtcagacaccacttagtgactaaacaacaacaattttctcTAAAAATTCAACCgattcattgttattttaaataagtagctcagttggtaaactatctgcctgcaatgcaggagactcggcttcaattcctgggtcaggaagatcccctggaaaagaaaatggcaacccactccagtattcttgcctggagaatcccatggacagaggagactgacaggctacagtccacgggattgcaagagtcggacacaacttagtgactaaaccaccatacttgagcttttttttttttttagaaaaatacatcTTCAAGTGTCTGTCAAGTGCATCCTTGATATAATCTTCTATGAACTAACATCCCTTCCTCTGAAATACTCCACTCCTCTGTTTGGCATGGGTTCTGGAAATCTATCTTGTTTTTTCACCTCTGAATGCATTTTGACTAAAGACTAATCTTTCAACACTTAGAATCCTGCAGCAGATACTTTACTTGACTTCAGCCTGATTAAACTAGAATAAAATATAGCCACcacttccttatttttaatgttatgatTCCATGGATGCAGCCTATGGTGACCATGGTATTCTCACTGCCCCATGCAGTGCCAATTATATTATGTTTACTTAGGTTTCAAAACATTTATCACCACTCACCCATCTTGTGCTATTATAGCTGTGTTTCTGGGATCAAGTGAGTACCTTGCATTACTCTACAGCTGTCTCTCTTGTGCTTTTCCTGTCCTTTGTCCTCAAGCAGATCCAAGCCAGTGGACCTAAGGAATGGCAGCACCGTGACTGAGTTTATCCTCGTGGGCTTTGAGCAGAGCTCCCCATCCACTCGGGCATTGCTCTTTGCCCTCTTCCTAGCCCTCTACAGCCTGGCCATGGCCATGAACGGCCTCATCATCTTCATCACCTGGACAGACCCCAGGCTCAACagccccatgtacttcttccttggCCACCTGTCCTTCCTGGATGTCTgcttcatcaccaccaccatcccgcAGATGCTGGTCcacttagtgataaagaatcacaCCCTCACCTTTGTCTCTTGCATGACCCAGATGTACTTGGTTTTCTGCGTGGGTGTGACTGAGTGCATCCTCTTGGCTTTCATGGCCTATGACCGTTATGCTGCCATCTGCCACCCACTTAGCTATGCCCACATCATGAGCCGGCAGGTCTGTGTGAGCCTGGTGAGTACTGCCTGGTCCTTTGGGCTGATCAATGGCGTCATGCTTGAGTATATGTCATTCCGGAATCCCTTCTGCAGAGACAACCACATAGAAAACTTCTTCTGTGAGGCCCCCATAGTGATTGCTCTCTCCTGTGGAGACCCCCAGTTTAGCCTGAGAGTCATCTTTGCTGATGCCATTGTGGTGCTGCTCAGCCCCATGGTGCTCATCATCATCTCCTATGCCCGAATCCTGGCCTCCATCCTGGGCAGGAACTCCTCCTCTGGTCGGAGCAAGACTTTCTCTACTTGTGCCTCCCATCTGACTGTGGTCATTTTTCTCTATACCTCAGCCATGTTCTCTTACATGAACCCCCGTACCACACACGGTCCCAACAAAGACAAGCCTTTCTCCCTCCTATACACCATCATCACCCCCATGTGCAACCCCATCATCTACAGTTTCcgaaacaaagaaatgaagggGGCAATGGCGAGGGCCCTTGGGAGGAGCAATCTTTCCCAGGCAGAATCAGTCTAGTGGGAAGATGCCTGGAAGGGCAGCTTCCTCCTCCAGCCCTGAGAGCTGGGTAACACACCAGTGCTGAGAGATTCCAGGAAAGAGCATTCATAGGTTCCTTTGCACCAGCATCAGGCCTGGAAGATCCTATTGATATCTAATGCTCATCTGTCTGATGTACCTTTAAGCACTGTATTCTCTTAGACCTTCTTCAGGAGACTTGGAGACCTTCCTGCtgagtaattttcttttaagttttcacAACAGGATCTATAAATACATAAGTACACttaattctatttcattttctttgcataGCACTTTTATGTGCTCTTCCCAGACTGAGTTCTGCCTAGACATTTAGGAGTAAACTTCTTCTTTCAatttaatctgtttttctttctcacactCCACTCTCTCTTCCTGAATCTGCCCTCATCCATTCTGCTCCTATATGAGGAGCAGTAGAGgaagaagtaagaaaaaaaggaatcgGGGAGCAGTGTTAGACATTAAGAAAAGTCAgctagagaaaagaagaaaaagaaaaattagggaTCAGCAGCCTAAACTTCATCTTGTTTGCCTCCACTAGCCCATGAGGGGGAATTCGTGGTGGCATTAAATTATCAACACTGCATTTGGTGTATGTTGTGCTTCTCCGTGTTGGGAAAGGGCAAGAGGAGATGCCAGGTGTCACATGCCTTCTTCTAAGTCCTCCAGTTTCCTTAAAT encodes the following:
- the LOC122678779 gene encoding olfactory receptor 10AD1-like produces the protein MAYYPNTAYTCQETATGNAKLKKLALSLLCFSCPLSSSRSKPVDLRNGSTVTEFILVGFEQSSPSTRALLFALFLALYSLAMAMNGLIIFITWTDPRLNSPMYFFLGHLSFLDVCFITTTIPQMLVHLVIKNHTLTFVSCMTQMYLVFCVGVTECILLAFMAYDRYAAICHPLSYAHIMSRQVCVSLVSTAWSFGLINGVMLEYMSFRNPFCRDNHIENFFCEAPIVIALSCGDPQFSLRVIFADAIVVLLSPMVLIIISYARILASILGRNSSSGRSKTFSTCASHLTVVIFLYTSAMFSYMNPRTTHGPNKDKPFSLLYTIITPMCNPIIYSFRNKEMKGAMARALGRSNLSQAESV